From a region of the Microcoleus sp. AS-A8 genome:
- a CDS encoding OB-fold nucleic acid binding domain-containing protein: MVKIVGRKFLGIQTVYDIGVERDHNFLIANGLVASNCFNKSHSTAYGYVTYQTAYLKANYPVEYMAALLTGSSGNQDKVQKYIATCSKMGIDVLKPDINHSEIDFTPVSRKILFGLSAIRNLGQGAIECILNAREEGGAFQSVADFCDRVDLRTVNRRALEALIYCGAFDSLSSNRKQLIEYLDIVISWAQDRAKDRDSGQTTIFDLLGSTNGSKNSKNGALESAPKPPDIADYSPQEKLRLEKELLGFYVSDHPLKSALQATKVLSPISLSDLAEHGKRTTISVIVMLTEIKPIVTKKGDRMAIVQMEDLSGQVDGVVFPATYERIENFIKPDTRLIVWGKVDKREDQTQMIIEDAELIETAPMVIVELPPQRVTTSELNQLKSILQAHSGQKNQAKVPVLATVAVPNHQQFVRFNAKYWVHDCNTAVAALKRAGFSARTSALVGN, encoded by the coding sequence ACATTGGGGTTGAGCGCGATCATAACTTCCTTATAGCAAATGGCTTAGTGGCTTCTAATTGCTTCAACAAATCCCACTCAACGGCTTATGGTTACGTAACCTATCAAACCGCTTATCTTAAAGCCAATTATCCCGTTGAATATATGGCAGCACTACTAACAGGTAGTAGTGGAAACCAGGACAAAGTGCAGAAATATATTGCCACCTGTTCCAAAATGGGTATTGATGTATTGAAACCGGATATCAATCATTCTGAAATCGATTTCACACCTGTATCTCGTAAAATTTTATTTGGACTGTCGGCAATACGGAATTTAGGACAGGGGGCGATTGAATGTATCTTAAATGCGCGTGAGGAAGGTGGAGCGTTTCAATCGGTGGCAGATTTTTGCGATCGCGTTGATTTACGCACTGTTAACCGCCGCGCTTTAGAAGCCTTAATTTACTGCGGTGCCTTTGATAGCCTTTCATCTAATCGCAAGCAATTGATTGAATATTTAGATATTGTGATTAGTTGGGCACAAGACCGTGCTAAAGACAGAGATAGTGGTCAAACTACCATTTTCGATCTCTTAGGAAGCACAAACGGTAGCAAAAATTCCAAAAATGGAGCTTTAGAATCGGCACCCAAACCGCCTGATATTGCGGATTATTCTCCACAAGAAAAGCTCCGTTTAGAAAAAGAATTACTCGGTTTTTATGTATCTGACCATCCTCTAAAATCAGCTCTCCAAGCCACTAAAGTTTTATCACCCATTAGCCTCTCAGATTTAGCTGAACATGGGAAACGAACGACCATTAGTGTTATTGTCATGCTCACTGAGATTAAGCCGATTGTTACCAAAAAAGGCGATCGCATGGCCATTGTCCAGATGGAAGATTTGAGCGGACAAGTGGATGGCGTTGTCTTCCCCGCTACTTACGAACGCATCGAGAACTTCATCAAACCTGATACCCGTCTGATTGTTTGGGGCAAGGTAGATAAGCGAGAAGATCAAACCCAAATGATTATTGAAGATGCCGAGTTAATTGAAACCGCACCCATGGTGATTGTGGAACTGCCACCGCAACGCGTCACTACCAGTGAACTCAATCAACTCAAATCGATTTTGCAAGCCCACTCAGGTCAAAAAAATCAAGCCAAAGTCCCTGTGTTGGCAACAGTAGCTGTGCCTAATCATCAACAATTCGTGCGCTTTAATGCTAAATACTGGGTACACGATTGTAATACAGCCGTTGCCGCCTTGAAGAGAGCCGGATTTTCCGCTCGTACTTCTGCACTTGTTGGTAACTGA